A region from the Pseudomonas sp. Teo4 genome encodes:
- a CDS encoding cobalt-precorrin-5B (C(1))-methyltransferase has translation MREETREQPAPLRSGLTTGSCATATSLAAARLLLTGECHDAVSITLPKGKVVQMRLEFCRKDGERAEAGTLKDAGDDPDVTHGALLYTQVRLVVEPGVRFVAGKGVGTVTRPGLVLAVGEPAINPVPRRMISEHLQQLACDCAYNGGFEVTVNVRDGEQLALKTMNPRLGILGGLSILGTSGIVRPFSCAAYIASIHQGIDVAHTNGYTHIAACTGNASEDTIRRIYGLPEIALIEMGDFVGAVLKHLRKVPVAQVTLCGGFGKISKLAAGHMDLHSRHSSIDLPQLAGWAANIGADQTLQNAIIAANTSQQALALAHAQGIALGDEVCAHALAFARSVVPAQVQVEVIAIDRQGGIVGRAGTL, from the coding sequence ATGCGTGAAGAAACCCGAGAACAACCGGCCCCCCTGCGCAGCGGACTGACCACCGGCAGCTGCGCCACAGCCACCAGCCTGGCCGCGGCGCGCCTGCTGCTGACCGGTGAATGCCACGATGCGGTAAGCATTACGTTGCCCAAGGGCAAGGTGGTGCAGATGCGCCTTGAGTTTTGCCGCAAGGACGGCGAACGCGCCGAAGCCGGCACGCTGAAAGATGCCGGCGACGACCCGGACGTCACCCATGGGGCGTTGCTCTACACCCAGGTGCGTTTAGTCGTTGAACCTGGCGTTCGCTTCGTCGCTGGCAAAGGTGTCGGCACGGTCACTCGCCCTGGGCTGGTGCTGGCGGTGGGTGAACCGGCGATCAACCCAGTGCCGCGACGAATGATCAGCGAGCATCTGCAACAACTGGCCTGCGACTGCGCCTACAACGGTGGCTTCGAGGTTACGGTCAACGTGCGCGACGGCGAACAGCTGGCGCTCAAGACCATGAACCCACGGCTGGGCATTCTTGGCGGTTTGTCGATTCTTGGCACCAGCGGCATTGTGCGGCCCTTCTCCTGCGCCGCTTACATCGCCTCGATCCATCAAGGCATCGACGTTGCCCACACCAACGGCTACACCCACATTGCGGCCTGTACCGGCAACGCCAGCGAGGACACCATACGCCGCATCTATGGCCTGCCGGAAATTGCCCTGATTGAAATGGGCGACTTTGTCGGCGCGGTGCTCAAGCACCTGCGCAAGGTGCCCGTGGCCCAAGTGACCCTGTGTGGCGGCTTCGGCAAGATCAGCAAGCTGGCCGCCGGACACATGGACCTGCACAGCCGCCATTCGAGCATCGATCTGCCGCAACTGGCCGGCTGGGCGGCAAACATCGGTGCTGATCAAACGCTGCAAAACGCAATCATCGCTGCCAACACCAGCCAGCAGGCCCTGGCCCTGGCCCATGCACAAGGCATTGCCCTGGGTGATGAGGTCTGTGCCCACGCCCTGGCCTTCGCCCGCAGCGTGGTGCCGGCACAGGTGCAGGTGGAAGTGATCGCCATCGACAGACAAGGCGGCATCGTTGGCCGGGCAGGTACCCTATGA
- the cobJ gene encoding precorrin-3B C(17)-methyltransferase, whose protein sequence is MAGMSMLKAPAIIILGPGSLATAQRIKGLYPDASIHGLSGRVEGADHSYASFGETLRGLYQQDTPIIALCAAGIVIRSLASLLNEKGVEPPVLAVAEDGSAVVPLLGGLAGVNVMAREVGDALGVPAAITTSGELRFGTCLLNPPEGYALADLEQGKRFVSDLLAGETVRVEGDALWLAQVQLPSSESAQRIIHVGCEARPANRDELQIHARSVVVVVESAGPALVDQVRDALRAAGIAEPSLACLLVAEQAMAEPSLHEAAQALGVALRFASKRAGLVEMAVAALPEARVIEQGGVVIAVAPAPVDVAQVGRPRGRLAVIGLGPGAAELMVPAVKAELARAQDVLGYETYVRMAGPFRADQVLHCTDNREEMQRARHAFELAAQGRSVVVVSSGDPGVFAMAAAVLEALHESTDPAWHRVDLEILPGVSASLATAAQAGAPLGHDFCVMSLSDNLKPWSIIERRLDLAAQADLVLAFYNPISRSRPWQLGRALEIVRQHRDGKTPVVLGRDIGRPGQTLRVVLLADLVPEMVDMRTMVLLGSSTTCTFERADGGLWAYTPRWYGNKP, encoded by the coding sequence ATGGCAGGGATGAGCATGCTCAAAGCACCGGCGATCATCATTCTTGGCCCTGGCAGCCTGGCCACGGCGCAGCGAATCAAAGGGCTTTATCCCGACGCATCGATCCATGGCCTGAGCGGACGGGTCGAAGGCGCCGATCACAGCTATGCGTCGTTCGGCGAAACGCTGCGCGGTTTGTACCAGCAGGACACGCCGATCATCGCACTGTGTGCGGCGGGAATCGTCATCCGCAGCCTGGCCAGCCTGCTCAACGAGAAGGGCGTCGAGCCGCCTGTGCTGGCGGTCGCCGAGGATGGCAGTGCGGTGGTGCCGCTGCTGGGCGGGCTGGCCGGGGTGAATGTCATGGCCCGCGAGGTCGGTGATGCGCTGGGGGTGCCTGCGGCGATCACCACCAGCGGCGAATTGCGATTCGGCACGTGCCTGCTGAACCCGCCCGAAGGCTATGCGCTGGCGGATCTTGAGCAGGGCAAGCGTTTCGTCTCCGATCTGCTGGCCGGCGAGACAGTGCGTGTCGAAGGCGACGCCCTGTGGCTTGCACAGGTTCAGCTACCGTCCAGTGAGTCCGCTCAACGCATCATTCATGTTGGGTGTGAGGCGCGTCCGGCCAACCGGGACGAATTGCAGATTCACGCACGCTCGGTGGTGGTCGTCGTCGAGTCTGCGGGGCCTGCTTTGGTTGACCAGGTGCGTGATGCGTTGCGTGCTGCAGGCATCGCCGAGCCTTCGCTGGCCTGCTTGCTGGTGGCCGAACAGGCCATGGCAGAGCCTTCCCTGCACGAAGCCGCGCAGGCGCTTGGCGTGGCACTGCGTTTCGCTTCCAAGCGGGCCGGCCTGGTCGAGATGGCTGTCGCAGCCTTGCCTGAGGCCCGAGTTATCGAGCAAGGGGGCGTGGTCATTGCCGTGGCACCTGCACCTGTAGATGTCGCACAGGTTGGCCGCCCCCGTGGTCGCCTGGCGGTCATCGGGCTGGGGCCTGGTGCGGCAGAGCTGATGGTGCCAGCCGTCAAGGCTGAATTGGCCCGCGCTCAGGACGTGCTTGGCTACGAAACCTATGTGCGTATGGCTGGCCCGTTCCGTGCCGACCAGGTACTGCATTGCACCGACAACCGTGAAGAGATGCAGCGTGCTCGCCATGCCTTCGAGCTGGCCGCCCAAGGGCGCTCGGTGGTGGTGGTGTCGTCGGGGGACCCTGGGGTGTTCGCCATGGCTGCCGCAGTGTTGGAGGCCCTGCACGAATCGACCGACCCGGCCTGGCATCGGGTAGACCTGGAGATCCTGCCGGGTGTTTCCGCGTCGCTGGCCACTGCCGCGCAAGCTGGCGCCCCTCTGGGGCATGATTTCTGCGTGATGTCGCTGTCGGATAACCTCAAGCCCTGGTCGATCATCGAACGTCGTCTGGACCTCGCGGCCCAGGCCGACCTTGTTCTGGCGTTCTACAACCCGATCTCGCGTTCGCGGCCGTGGCAGTTGGGGCGCGCTCTGGAGATTGTGCGTCAGCATCGGGACGGGAAAACGCCTGTAGTCCTCGGCCGAGATATCGGTAGGCCGGGGCAGACACTCAGGGTCGTACTTTTGGCCGACCTGGTGCCAGAAATGGTCGATATGCGCACCATGGTGCTGCTCGGTTCCTCCACCACTTGCACCTTCGAGCGCGCGGATGGCGGGCTCTGGGCGTACACCCCACGCTGGTACGGCAACAAGCCGTAA
- the vapB gene encoding type II toxin-antitoxin system VapB family antitoxin — protein MEQGAVFKSNRSQVIRLPKTVALPDDITRVDIVAVGRTRIITPAGESWDSWFDGEDASPDYMASREQPADQ, from the coding sequence ATGGAGCAAGGTGCTGTCTTCAAAAGCAACCGTAGCCAGGTCATCCGCTTGCCAAAAACCGTCGCACTTCCCGATGACATCACCCGCGTAGACATCGTAGCGGTTGGGCGCACCCGAATTATTACGCCGGCCGGGGAGTCATGGGACAGCTGGTTCGACGGTGAGGATGCCAGCCCGGACTATATGGCCAGCCGAGAACAACCTGCCGACCAGTAA
- a CDS encoding precorrin-8X methylmutase: MIDYIRDGQEIYRNSFRIIREEARLERIPADLEKLAVRVIHACGMVEAIDGLQFSDGAGSAGRQALANGAPILCDAHMVAEGITRARLPANNQVICTLRDPSVPSLAKDAGNTRSAVALELWRPHLEGSVVVIGNAPTALFYLLEMLDAGAPKPALILGFPVGFVGAAESKAMLAADSRGVPFVIMQGRLGGSAMAAAAVNALATEVE, from the coding sequence ATGATTGACTACATCCGCGATGGTCAGGAGATCTATCGCAATTCCTTCCGGATCATCCGTGAGGAGGCCCGACTCGAGCGGATTCCCGCAGACCTTGAGAAGCTCGCCGTGCGGGTGATTCATGCCTGCGGCATGGTCGAGGCCATCGATGGCCTGCAGTTCTCCGACGGCGCGGGCAGCGCAGGGCGCCAGGCCCTGGCCAACGGTGCGCCGATTCTGTGTGACGCGCACATGGTGGCCGAGGGCATCACCCGTGCGCGCCTGCCTGCCAACAATCAGGTGATCTGCACCCTGCGCGACCCGAGCGTGCCGAGCCTGGCCAAGGACGCCGGTAATACCCGTTCTGCCGTTGCACTGGAGCTGTGGCGCCCGCACCTGGAGGGCAGTGTAGTGGTGATCGGCAACGCGCCGACCGCACTCTTCTACCTGCTGGAGATGCTCGATGCCGGTGCGCCGAAGCCTGCGTTGATCCTCGGCTTCCCGGTCGGTTTCGTCGGGGCCGCCGAGTCCAAGGCCATGCTCGCCGCCGATAGCCGTGGCGTGCCGTTCGTGATCATGCAGGGCCGCCTGGGCGGCAGCGCGATGGCCGCCGCCGCGGTCAACGCCCTGGCCACGGAGGTGGAGTGA
- a CDS encoding precorrin-2 C(20)-methyltransferase, with translation MTPRGRLLGLGVGPGDPELITVKALRLLRESPVVGYFVAKGKRGNAFGIIEAHLQPEQTLLPLVYPVTTEALPAPLSYEQVISDFYDEASVQVAEHLDAGRDVAVICEGDPFFYGSYMYLHDRLAERYDAEVIPGVCSMLGGASVLGAPLVYRNQSLSVLSGVLPAEELKRRLADADAAVIMKLGRNFPKVREVLAELGLDRRALYVERATMANQKIVPLDEVDPQSSPYFSLIIVPGEKWQG, from the coding sequence ATGACGCCGCGCGGACGCCTGCTGGGCCTGGGCGTAGGCCCTGGTGACCCTGAACTGATTACCGTCAAGGCGCTGCGCTTGCTGCGCGAGTCGCCGGTGGTTGGCTACTTCGTGGCCAAGGGCAAGCGTGGCAATGCCTTCGGCATCATCGAGGCACACCTGCAGCCCGAGCAGACGCTGCTGCCGTTGGTGTACCCGGTGACCACCGAAGCCTTGCCGGCACCGTTGTCCTACGAGCAAGTGATCAGCGATTTCTACGACGAAGCCAGCGTCCAGGTGGCCGAACACCTGGATGCCGGCCGTGACGTGGCGGTGATCTGTGAGGGGGACCCGTTCTTCTACGGCTCGTACATGTATCTGCACGACCGCTTGGCCGAGCGCTACGACGCTGAGGTGATTCCGGGCGTGTGCTCGATGCTCGGCGGTGCTTCTGTGCTGGGTGCGCCACTGGTGTACCGCAACCAGAGCCTGTCGGTGCTGTCTGGCGTGTTGCCGGCCGAAGAACTCAAGCGCCGCCTGGCCGACGCCGATGCGGCGGTGATCATGAAGCTTGGCCGCAACTTCCCCAAGGTGCGCGAGGTGCTTGCCGAGCTGGGCCTGGACCGGCGTGCGCTGTATGTCGAGCGCGCAACCATGGCCAACCAGAAGATCGTGCCGCTGGATGAGGTCGACCCGCAGTCGTCGCCGTACTTCTCGCTGATCATCGTGCCGGGTGAAAAATGGCAGGGATGA
- a CDS encoding DUF2946 domain-containing protein, whose product MSLPRSQTSRTTRPERRRIGGGWLSLFAMWMIFIGPLISQSMPMDHHAGMTMPMSMDMSMSASHEQGGDAQHGHGGDGQLHVMWEKCGYCSLLFNCPALPQTLSPLTAGIIVPSPALTAPTRHGHARQAVFPGARSRAPPLSINV is encoded by the coding sequence ATGAGCCTGCCACGCAGCCAGACCAGCCGTACCACCCGCCCTGAACGCAGGCGCATCGGTGGCGGTTGGCTGAGCCTGTTCGCCATGTGGATGATCTTCATCGGCCCGCTGATTTCTCAGTCGATGCCGATGGATCACCACGCCGGAATGACCATGCCGATGAGCATGGACATGTCCATGTCCGCAAGCCACGAACAAGGTGGTGACGCGCAGCATGGCCACGGTGGCGATGGTCAGTTGCACGTCATGTGGGAAAAGTGCGGTTACTGCAGTCTGCTGTTCAACTGCCCCGCACTGCCGCAAACCTTAAGCCCGCTCACCGCCGGCATCATTGTTCCCTCCCCCGCCCTCACTGCGCCAACGCGCCATGGCCACGCCCGGCAGGCGGTGTTCCCCGGTGCGCGCAGCCGAGCACCGCCCCTTTCGATCAACGTCTGA
- the cobG gene encoding precorrin-3B synthase, producing the protein MPDTPLKQVNAPEVSPRPSACPGLWRIVSALDGGICRIKLPGGLLLADQADAVATAAERYAGGVIEATNRGNLQIRGIGSDQRGLIDSLLAAGLGPREAAGDDVRNLMLSPLAGHDPAMLLDVRPLAGQILHMLESTPRLHQLSAKFAVQLDGGEGLAMLEHPHDLWLSAVRLEQRTWLAFGLAGCPADGQVLGAVPVEQGLALVRAVLERFLDLASPEQSRMRQLLESCTAQAFVEGLGLDIRCDSAVLGWQRTARAADWLGVLPQAQGIALGVAPPLGRLTPSMLRCAADVAREMGDGSLRMSPWQSLVLTNIDADRNEQALAALSAQGLLCDSQAPLARITACTGASGCAKAQAETKADAVVLATLLRPGAPGSVHLSGCLRSCAVAHVAPATLLARSPGRYDLYLRDARLPGFGALRAANLTLNEAGAMLDLPTEHLDD; encoded by the coding sequence TTGCCGGACACCCCTTTGAAGCAGGTAAACGCCCCCGAAGTTTCGCCTCGCCCCTCGGCCTGCCCGGGGTTGTGGCGTATCGTCAGTGCTCTGGACGGCGGTATCTGCCGGATCAAGCTGCCTGGTGGCCTGCTGCTGGCCGACCAGGCCGACGCCGTGGCCACCGCTGCCGAGCGTTACGCGGGGGGCGTGATCGAGGCGACCAACCGCGGCAACCTGCAGATTCGCGGCATCGGCAGCGACCAACGCGGCCTGATCGACAGCCTGCTGGCTGCGGGGCTCGGCCCGCGAGAGGCCGCTGGCGACGATGTACGCAACTTGATGCTTAGCCCGCTGGCCGGGCATGACCCGGCGATGCTGCTGGATGTGCGGCCGTTGGCCGGGCAGATTCTGCACATGCTGGAAAGTACTCCGCGCCTGCATCAGCTGTCGGCCAAGTTCGCCGTGCAGCTGGATGGCGGCGAGGGCCTGGCCATGCTTGAACACCCGCACGACCTGTGGCTGTCGGCCGTGCGTCTGGAGCAGCGTACCTGGTTGGCATTTGGCCTGGCGGGTTGCCCTGCCGATGGCCAGGTGCTGGGGGCCGTGCCGGTGGAGCAGGGCTTGGCCCTGGTGCGTGCCGTGCTGGAGCGCTTCCTCGACCTGGCAAGCCCCGAACAGTCGCGCATGCGCCAGTTGCTGGAAAGCTGCACAGCCCAGGCGTTCGTCGAGGGGCTCGGGCTGGACATCCGTTGCGATTCAGCCGTGCTCGGCTGGCAGCGTACGGCCCGCGCCGCCGACTGGCTGGGCGTCTTGCCCCAGGCACAAGGCATCGCCTTGGGTGTCGCCCCGCCGCTGGGTCGCCTGACACCCAGCATGTTGCGCTGCGCCGCGGACGTGGCCCGTGAAATGGGCGATGGCAGCCTGCGCATGAGCCCTTGGCAAAGCCTGGTGTTGACCAATATTGATGCTGATCGCAATGAACAGGCGCTGGCTGCGCTGTCAGCACAAGGCCTGTTGTGCGACAGCCAGGCTCCCCTTGCCCGAATCACAGCGTGCACCGGTGCCAGCGGCTGTGCCAAGGCCCAGGCTGAAACCAAGGCCGATGCCGTTGTCCTGGCCACCCTGTTGCGCCCTGGCGCTCCCGGCAGCGTGCATTTGTCCGGCTGCCTCAGATCCTGCGCCGTGGCCCATGTCGCCCCGGCCACCTTGCTGGCCCGCTCACCGGGCCGTTACGACCTTTACCTGCGCGATGCGCGCTTGCCGGGCTTCGGTGCCCTGCGCGCCGCCAACCTCACCTTGAACGAAGCAGGCGCCATGCTCGACCTGCCGACGGAGCACCTTGATGATTGA
- a CDS encoding copper chaperone PCu(A)C, protein MLKHALMLAALLLPGTYASAHEYTVGDLHIAHPWSLELPPNAPNVAAYFVVHNNGKADDRLLGVDSPISDDAQLHEHASTSSGTMKMQQVPSVVVPAGKDLTFAPGAYHVMLMQPKDRSLLSDGKRFPLTLHFEKAGNITVDVAVQKQPPTDQPQAHEHAH, encoded by the coding sequence ATGCTCAAACACGCACTCATGCTGGCTGCCCTGCTGCTGCCTGGCACCTACGCCAGCGCTCACGAATACACCGTAGGCGACCTGCACATCGCCCACCCCTGGTCGCTGGAACTGCCTCCGAACGCACCCAACGTCGCTGCCTATTTCGTCGTGCACAACAACGGCAAGGCCGACGACCGTTTGCTCGGTGTCGACAGCCCGATCAGCGACGACGCGCAATTGCACGAACATGCCAGCACCAGCAGCGGCACCATGAAGATGCAGCAAGTGCCGAGCGTGGTGGTACCGGCAGGCAAGGACCTGACCTTCGCCCCTGGCGCCTACCACGTGATGCTGATGCAACCCAAGGACCGCAGCCTGCTCAGCGATGGCAAGCGCTTCCCGCTGACCCTGCACTTCGAGAAGGCCGGCAACATCACGGTTGATGTGGCCGTGCAGAAGCAGCCACCGACGGACCAGCCCCAGGCCCACGAACACGCGCACTGA
- a CDS encoding cobalt-precorrin-6A reductase has product MSNRILLLGGVTEALAIARRLGPEHIYSLAGIGRVPQDLGCQVRVGGYGGAEGLANYLREAGITLLIDATHPYAAQISHNAALAAQAVGIPCWALRRPAWEAQPGDDWREVEDWAGLIEALKPFRRPLFTLGREPLQHLDEIPPDQFWTLRALEACPGNERCEVIGARGPFNIDDERALFERRAIDVLVSKNSGSVATEPKLEVARERGVPVLILKRPTLPEVDLAFTGVSLLLSRLGL; this is encoded by the coding sequence ATGAGCAATCGCATACTACTGCTGGGTGGCGTCACCGAAGCCCTGGCCATCGCCCGTCGACTTGGCCCCGAGCACATCTACAGCCTGGCCGGTATTGGCCGCGTACCCCAGGACCTTGGTTGCCAGGTAAGGGTTGGTGGTTATGGTGGCGCAGAGGGCCTGGCCAACTACCTGCGTGAAGCAGGAATCACCCTGCTGATCGACGCCACCCACCCCTATGCCGCGCAAATCAGCCACAACGCCGCACTTGCCGCGCAGGCCGTCGGCATTCCTTGCTGGGCCCTTCGTCGACCAGCCTGGGAGGCGCAGCCCGGCGATGATTGGCGCGAGGTGGAGGACTGGGCCGGCCTGATCGAAGCGCTCAAACCCTTCCGACGCCCGCTATTCACGCTGGGACGCGAGCCGTTGCAGCATCTGGACGAGATTCCGCCCGACCAGTTCTGGACACTCCGCGCACTGGAAGCCTGCCCAGGCAACGAACGCTGCGAGGTGATCGGTGCCCGTGGTCCATTCAACATCGACGACGAGCGCGCACTGTTCGAACGTCGGGCCATCGATGTGCTGGTCAGCAAGAATAGCGGCAGCGTGGCCACCGAGCCAAAGCTTGAGGTGGCGCGTGAACGTGGGGTGCCGGTGTTGATCCTCAAGCGCCCGACGCTGCCCGAGGTGGACCTGGCGTTTACAGGGGTGAGCCTGTTGCTCTCCAGGTTGGGGCTTTGA
- a CDS encoding DUF2946 domain-containing protein has translation MPPRRHIAWIACLAVLFNLLAMPLSSAAPKGPAEQLLWGAFCSSVAGKAKVDVQALAKIDLGSQSDDHSNMQHCWCCSCAAPLLALPGYPPQLHNPPTVLAGLAPQFTAYQPTPRQLWPALNPRASPLV, from the coding sequence ATGCCCCCACGTCGGCACATTGCCTGGATAGCCTGCCTTGCTGTGCTGTTCAACCTGCTGGCCATGCCGCTGTCCTCTGCCGCGCCCAAGGGCCCGGCCGAACAGCTGCTGTGGGGGGCTTTCTGTTCGAGCGTGGCGGGCAAGGCCAAGGTCGATGTCCAGGCCCTGGCCAAGATCGACCTCGGCAGCCAAAGCGACGACCACTCGAACATGCAACACTGCTGGTGCTGCTCGTGTGCTGCGCCGTTGCTGGCCCTGCCGGGCTATCCGCCGCAACTGCACAACCCTCCGACAGTGCTTGCCGGGCTCGCGCCGCAGTTCACGGCCTACCAACCTACGCCGCGCCAGCTCTGGCCCGCGCTCAATCCCCGAGCCTCTCCCCTGGTCTGA
- the cbiE gene encoding precorrin-6y C5,15-methyltransferase (decarboxylating) subunit CbiE: MAPWLTVVGIGEDGFSGLGKQARRALLSASQIFGSPRQLALLPRCIGAERQEWPSPFSLAPVLAQRGEAVCVLASGDPMFYGVGASLARQVLAEEMQVLSMPSSCALAAARLGWPLQDVQILSVVARPLAALNAHLHSGVRLLVLSNDGDSPGAIANMLRERGYGPSRMQVFEHLGGTDERQLSGTAEDWPHAQVAALNLVAIECRAAPDALRLPRVAGLPDSAFRHDGQLTKRDVRAITLARLAPQPGELLWDVGAGCGSIGIEWMRSHPACRALAIEADEGRQGFIEYNRDALGVPGLQLVRGKAPDALQALELPDAIFIGGGVTREGVLDLCWQRLRPGGRLVANAVTLQSELALGIFREQHGGELTRIHVAHAQPLGSFDTWRQALPITLLEVVKPVDA; encoded by the coding sequence ATGGCACCCTGGCTGACAGTTGTAGGTATCGGCGAAGACGGCTTCAGCGGGCTGGGCAAGCAGGCCCGGCGCGCCCTGCTCAGCGCCTCGCAGATCTTCGGCAGCCCACGCCAGCTGGCCTTGCTGCCGCGCTGCATCGGCGCCGAACGGCAGGAATGGCCAAGCCCCTTCTCGCTGGCACCGGTTCTTGCCCAGCGCGGCGAGGCGGTCTGTGTGCTGGCCAGCGGCGACCCGATGTTCTATGGCGTCGGCGCCAGCCTTGCACGCCAGGTACTTGCTGAAGAGATGCAGGTGCTGTCGATGCCATCATCCTGCGCCCTGGCAGCTGCCCGTCTCGGCTGGCCACTGCAGGATGTCCAGATACTCTCCGTGGTTGCACGTCCGCTGGCGGCGCTCAATGCGCATCTGCACAGTGGCGTGCGCCTGCTGGTACTGAGCAACGATGGCGACAGCCCAGGCGCCATCGCCAACATGCTGCGCGAGCGAGGCTATGGGCCGAGCCGCATGCAGGTGTTCGAACACCTTGGCGGCACGGATGAGCGCCAGCTGTCTGGCACCGCCGAGGACTGGCCGCACGCCCAGGTTGCCGCACTGAACCTGGTGGCCATCGAGTGCCGCGCCGCGCCCGATGCACTGCGCTTGCCGCGGGTCGCGGGCCTGCCCGACAGCGCCTTCCGTCATGACGGCCAGTTGACCAAGCGCGATGTCCGCGCCATCACCCTGGCTCGCCTGGCACCACAGCCTGGCGAGTTGCTGTGGGATGTGGGTGCCGGGTGCGGCTCCATCGGTATCGAATGGATGCGTTCGCACCCCGCCTGCCGAGCCCTGGCGATCGAGGCCGATGAAGGCCGCCAGGGCTTCATCGAATACAACCGGGATGCCCTGGGCGTACCCGGCCTGCAGTTGGTTCGCGGCAAGGCCCCGGATGCCTTGCAAGCGCTGGAACTTCCCGACGCCATTTTCATCGGCGGTGGCGTCACTCGCGAAGGCGTACTGGACCTGTGCTGGCAGCGCCTGCGCCCAGGCGGGCGTCTGGTAGCCAATGCCGTTACCTTGCAGAGCGAACTCGCACTGGGCATTTTCCGTGAACAGCACGGTGGCGAGCTGACCCGCATCCATGTCGCCCACGCACAACCCCTTGGCAGCTTCGACACCTGGCGCCAAGCCCTGCCGATCACCCTGCTCGAGGTGGTGAAGCCTGTCGATGCGTGA